A part of Aegilops tauschii subsp. strangulata cultivar AL8/78 chromosome 2, Aet v6.0, whole genome shotgun sequence genomic DNA contains:
- the LOC109768300 gene encoding probable membrane metalloprotease ARASP2, chloroplastic, translating to MDGTGSLTQFTQSPCNTGSLSKTPHNAVAAVSRPPASTHTTQPWPTNRPHLQAPKDAKLSTSSPLTMIISKPPLRPCFHSPSLAAGPLRRHRHPHPHLANKPFSVAVAVAASPSDLLASVQSVASAASVLASIVLVHESGHFVAATSRGIHVSQFSIGFGPALASFRLGAVEYALRAIPLGGYVGFPDDDPESGFAPDDPDLLRNRPVPDRLLVVSAGVIANLIFAFLIIYAQAVTVGVPVQALLSGVLVPDVVPGSAAARSGLLAGDVILAVPGAAPDPSVPALVDLIKSSPNKKVLLKVSRAGPAAGDKQQFLDLTVVPDTSVDGTGRIGVQLSPNYRATRVHPRNASEATVLAVREFRALGGAVLDGLRQTFLNFSQTAEKVSGPVAIIAVGAEVARSSADGLFQFAAIINLNLAAINLLPLPALDGGTLALILLEAARGGQKIPREIERRIMSSGILLVLMVSMFLIVRDTLNLDFIKQNM from the exons ATGGATGGAACTGG TAGTTTAACACAGTTCACTCAATCACCATGTAACACAGGCTCGCTGAGCAAAACTCCTCATAATGCTGTGGCCGCGGTCAGTCGCCCGCCTGCATCAACCCACACCACACAGCCATGGCCAACAAACCGGCCACACCTCCAAGCTCCCAAGGATGCCAAATTATCCACTTCCTCCCCTCTCACCATGATTATCTCCAAGCCACCACTCCGCCCCTGTTTCCACtccccctccctcgccgccggcccgctccgccgccaccgccacccccacccccacctcGCCAACAAGCCCTtctccgtcgccgtcgccgtcgcggcCTCCCCGTCCGACCTCCTCGCCAGCGTCCAGTCCGTGGCGTCCGCCGCGTCGGTCCTCGCGTCCATCGTGCTCGTCCACGAGTCCGGCCACTTCGTCGCCGCCACCTCCCGGGGCATCCACGTCTCCCAGTTCTCCATCGGCTTCGGCCCCGCGCTCGCCAGCTTCCGCCTCGGCGCCGTCGAGTACGCGCTCCGGGCCATCCCGCTCGGCGGCTACGTCGGCTTCCCCGACGACGACCCCGAGTCCGGCTTCGCGCCCGACGACCCCGACCTCCTCCGCAACCGCCCGGTCCCGGACCGCCTCCTCGTCGTCTCCGCGGGGGTCATCGCCAACCTCATCTTCGCCTTCCTCATCATCTACGCCCAGGCGGTCACCGTCGGCGTCCCCGTCCAGGCGCTGCTCTCCGGCGTCCTCGTCCCCGACGTCGTGCCCGGCTCCGCCGCCGCGCGCTCCGGGCTGCTCGCCGGCGATGTCATCCTCGCCGTCCCCGGCGCCGCGCCGGACCCGTCCGTGCCGGCCCTGGTCGACCTCATCAAATCCAGCCCCAACAAGAAGGTCCTCCTCAAGGTGTCAAGAGCCGGGCCTGCGGCCGGGGACAAGCAGCAGTTCCTCGACCTCACCGTCGTGCCGGACACGAGCGTCGACGGGACGGGGCGCATCGGCGTGCAGCTCTCGCCCAACTACCGGGCCACGCGCGTGCACCCAAGGAACGCGTCCGAGGCCACCGTCCTCGCCGTGCGCGAGTTCAGGGCGCTGGGCGGGGCGGTGCTCGACGGGCTCCGGCAGACGTTCCTCAACTTCTCGCAGACGGCGGAGAAGGTGTCGGGCCCGGTGGCCATAATCGCCGTCGGCGCGGAGGTGGCGAGGTCGAGCGCCGACGGGCTGTTCCAGTTCGCGGCGATCATCAACCTCAACCTCGCGGCGATCAACCTGCTGCCGCTGCCGGCGTTGGACGGCGGGACGCTGGCGCTGATCCTTCTGGAGGCGGCCCGCGGCGGGCAGAAGATCCCACGTGAGATCGAGCGGAGGATAATGTCGTCGGGGATATTGCTGGTGCTCATGGTCAGCATGTTCCTCATTGTGCGCGACACGCTCAACCTAGACTTCATCAAACAGAATATGTAG
- the LOC109768299 gene encoding uncharacterized protein, producing the protein MASTPGRPEAPPTTLLTLPEELLEEVLLRLPAAADLARASIAWVSFRRLVTDHRFLRRFRARQPPPLLGIVSHRSHRYLPLLQLAQPPHPSAAAASTFAGSRAADFSCSFLPSAERWHVRDLRDGRVLLSGVPEGSKFCCRDLARDLAVCDPLYRRYTLLPAIPDDLAALAQQSDMGHFEPFLAPPAAEDEEGISFRVICLARCTARLVLLIFSSGSGDGQWRAVTLDNWVSLLAGLDNPAPVIKPESSLWPRMRHYAHGYFCWAFYPANKNKLIMLDTRSMDFSAVNLPPRTRNTQVAILEAGEGRLGLFINEYLTPELRYAVLQNDGGGANQWLSQGRFSLPVNYRYMLVGVAGGYLLIQWIPEPGYCRDPSAEVIDSEVLTLDLRTLQLEWFLTSQFSNIGSHLFAGFPPSLSPPSLQHDVTNASNSDIDAAGR; encoded by the exons ATGGCGTCGACACCTGGCCGTCCCGAAGCCCCGCCGACGACGCTGCTCACCCTACCCGAGGAGCTTCTCGAGGAAGTCCTCCTCCGCCTCCCCGCGGCCGCTGACCTCGCCCGCGCCTCCATTGCCTGGGTCTCCTTCCGCCGCCTGGTCACCGACCACCGCTTCCTCCGCCGCTTCCGCGCCCGCCAGCCGCCGCCTCTCCTAGGCATCGTTTCTCACCGATCCCACCGGTACCTGCCGCTGCTGCAGCTGGCCCAGCCGCCGCACCCATCCGCCGCGGCGGCGAGCACTTTCGCCGGCTCTCGCGCCGCCGACTTCTCGTGCTCCTTCCTCCCCTCCGCCGAGCGCTGGCACGTCCGTGACCTGCGGGACGGCCGCGTCCTCCTCTCCGGCGTCCCAGAGGGGAGCAAATTCTGTTGCCGCGACTTGGCCAGGGACCTGGCCGTCTGTGATCCTCTGTACCGGCGCTACACCCTACTGCCTGCCATCCCCGACGACCTCGCCGCTTTAGCGCAGCAGTCGGACATGGGGCATTTCGAGCCCTTCCTGGCTCCTCCGGCCGCCGAGGATGAGGAGGGCATTTCATTCAGGGTTATTTGCTTGGCGCGCTGCACAGCTAGGCTGGTCCTCCTCATCTTCTCTTCAGGTTCAGGTGATGGACAGTGGCGTGCTGTTACACTTGACAATTGGGTCAGTTTGCTCGCAGGATTGGACAACCCGGCTCCAGTCATCAAGCCAGAGTCGTCCTTGTGGCCGCGAATGCGCCACTATGCACACGGATACTTCTGTTGGGCGTTTTATCCGGCGAACAAAAACAAGTTGATCATGCTCGACACACGCAGCATGGATTTCTCTGCTGTCAATCTCCCACCTCGCACCAGGAATACACAGGTTGCCATTCTGGAGGCAGGGGAAGGAAGGCTTGGTTTGTTTATCAATGAGTATCTGACACCTGAACTCAGGTATGCTGTGTTGCAAAATGATGGAGGTGGTGCAAACCAGTGGCTGTCACAAGGAAGGTTCAGTTTACCCGTAAACTATCGCTATATGCTCGTGGGTGTAGCTGGGGGATACTTACTCATACAATGGATTCCGGAACCTGGGTATTGCAGAGACCCTTCGGCAGAAGTGATAGACTCGGAAGTTTTAACTCTGGATCTAAGGACTTTACAGCTTGAGTGGTTCTTGACATCTCAGTTCAGCAACATAGGTTCTCATTTGTTTGCCGGTTTCCCACCATCCTTGTCTCCACCATCTCTTCAACATG ATGTGACGAACGCCTCCAATTCTGATATCGATGCCGCTGGGAGATGA